From Roseibium alexandrii DFL-11, the proteins below share one genomic window:
- a CDS encoding enoyl-CoA hydratase-related protein, whose translation MSDLLVKRDSGVLSLTLNRPDRLNALSTDMREGMLSELLSELHAPSVRAVLITGAGRGFCSGADLDLETILARRQHIETQILGGINRVVQALRDLPVPVIAAVNGPAAGAGFSIVLASDIVIAAQSAKFHLSFARIGAVLDGGASSLLTHRIGASRTTALAMLGGSMEAETAKDWGLVHEVTEDDSVLDTATALAQRLGSGPTVALGLIKREIAAAQSASLDESLRLEAACQSKAFNTQDFEEGVRAFGESRKPNFLGH comes from the coding sequence ATGAGCGATTTACTTGTAAAGCGGGACAGCGGCGTGCTGAGCCTGACCCTCAACCGTCCGGACCGGTTGAATGCGCTGTCGACGGACATGCGCGAGGGCATGTTGTCGGAGCTTCTTTCAGAGCTTCATGCTCCGAGCGTACGCGCTGTTTTGATCACCGGTGCTGGCCGCGGGTTTTGCAGCGGTGCCGATCTCGATCTTGAGACGATCCTGGCGCGCCGCCAGCATATCGAGACGCAAATCCTTGGTGGGATCAACCGGGTGGTTCAGGCCTTGCGGGACTTGCCGGTTCCGGTCATTGCCGCCGTCAATGGCCCAGCTGCCGGTGCCGGTTTTTCCATTGTCCTCGCGTCCGACATCGTCATTGCAGCTCAATCCGCAAAGTTTCACCTGTCTTTCGCCCGGATCGGCGCAGTCCTGGACGGCGGGGCCTCCTCGCTTCTGACGCACCGGATCGGCGCATCGCGTACCACGGCGCTGGCGATGCTTGGCGGATCGATGGAGGCAGAAACTGCCAAGGATTGGGGCCTTGTTCACGAGGTCACGGAAGATGACAGCGTCCTGGACACTGCAACTGCGCTGGCACAGCGCCTCGGGTCTGGTCCAACGGTTGCCCTCGGCCTGATCAAGCGCGAAATCGCAGCCGCGCAATCGGCGTCCCTTGATGAGTCCTTGCGCCTGGAAGCAGCCTGTCAAAGCAAGGCCTTCAACACCCAGGACTTCGAAGAAGGCGTTCGTGCCTTCGGTGAAAGCCGCAAGCCCAATTTTCTGGGCCACTAA
- a CDS encoding AMP-binding protein produces MPKTLICGPRSMDHADIRILARRAASGFLKAGVTEGGTVATMMRNDFPLVTMDLAAALVKAAAVPVNWRFTAEEAAYILKDCKARVFVIHADLWSQIGSDLPADVIEQLQIIIVPTPPDIAESYGLSVDACAVPDGYLVWEDWLAEQSVWVGPDAHGQAAMIYTSGTTGHPKGVRRLSNPTLVSTGYNKIFSEDCRTLMVAPMYHSAPNRFAMLTVDVGGDLVLVPRFDPEKILQIIEEHQITTAFMVPTMFIRLLKLPAAVRRQYDTSSLRHIVAAGAPFPPDIKRAMIDWWGPVIFEYYGGTETGAVTLCSSEEALHKPGTVGRAVEDASIKIFAEDGSECPPNVPGEIYCRLHSFPDFIYEGRPEDRAVVERDGLFTVGDIGYLDEDGYLFISDRKRDMIISGGVNIYPAEIEAAMFGHDQVHDCAVFGIPDPELGEAIAVAIQPEPDTTIDTGQLQDYLRSRIASYMIPRKILIKDSLPRDDNGKIFKRKLRDAFWADAGRRI; encoded by the coding sequence ATGCCAAAGACATTGATTTGCGGGCCGCGGTCCATGGACCATGCCGACATCAGGATCCTGGCGCGCCGGGCGGCAAGTGGTTTCCTGAAAGCCGGCGTCACGGAAGGCGGGACAGTCGCCACCATGATGCGCAATGATTTTCCGCTGGTGACGATGGACCTTGCGGCCGCTCTTGTGAAAGCGGCCGCAGTCCCTGTCAATTGGCGGTTCACGGCCGAAGAAGCCGCCTACATCCTGAAAGACTGCAAGGCCAGGGTCTTTGTCATTCATGCGGATCTCTGGAGCCAGATTGGCTCGGATCTCCCGGCCGATGTCATTGAACAGCTTCAGATTATCATCGTGCCGACCCCGCCCGACATTGCAGAGAGCTATGGACTTTCAGTAGATGCTTGTGCTGTGCCGGATGGTTACCTGGTCTGGGAAGACTGGCTTGCAGAACAGTCTGTCTGGGTTGGACCGGATGCCCATGGACAGGCCGCGATGATCTACACCTCCGGGACCACCGGCCATCCAAAAGGTGTCCGCCGGCTGAGCAACCCGACTTTGGTCAGCACCGGGTACAACAAGATTTTCTCTGAAGACTGCCGGACGCTGATGGTGGCTCCGATGTATCACTCGGCCCCGAACCGGTTTGCGATGCTGACGGTCGATGTCGGCGGCGATCTGGTTCTTGTTCCGCGGTTCGATCCGGAAAAGATCCTTCAGATCATTGAGGAGCATCAAATCACCACGGCCTTCATGGTGCCGACCATGTTTATCCGGCTCTTGAAACTTCCTGCTGCGGTGCGCCGGCAATATGACACATCCTCCCTGCGGCACATCGTTGCCGCCGGCGCACCGTTCCCCCCGGATATCAAACGCGCGATGATCGACTGGTGGGGACCTGTGATCTTTGAGTATTACGGTGGCACGGAAACCGGCGCAGTGACATTGTGTTCCAGCGAAGAGGCGCTCCATAAGCCGGGCACGGTGGGCCGTGCCGTTGAGGATGCAAGCATCAAGATCTTTGCCGAAGATGGCTCGGAATGCCCGCCGAATGTGCCAGGCGAAATTTATTGCCGCCTGCATTCCTTTCCCGACTTTATCTACGAGGGCCGGCCGGAGGACCGGGCAGTTGTAGAACGTGACGGGCTCTTCACCGTTGGCGACATTGGCTACCTCGATGAAGATGGCTATCTGTTCATCTCCGACCGCAAGCGCGACATGATCATCTCCGGCGGTGTCAACATCTATCCAGCGGAAATCGAGGCGGCCATGTTCGGTCATGACCAGGTGCATGATTGCGCTGTCTTTGGAATCCCCGATCCTGAGCTTGGCGAAGCCATTGCCGTTGCCATTCAGCCGGAACCCGACACCACCATCGATACCGGTCAATTGCAGGACTACCTCCGGTCACGGATTGCCAGCTACATGATCCCCCGTAAGATCCTGATCAAGGACAGCTTGCCACGGGATGACAACGGCAAGATTTTCAAGCGCAAGCTGCGCGATGCTTTTTGGGCCGATGCCGGCCGGCGGATTTGA